In the Bacillus solimangrovi genome, TTCGTGCCCTATCTGATATTGCTGGCAAAGATTCTAATATATCATTCGATCAATTCCTAGATAAGGCTGCATTACATTCATCTGAACTTGTACTAGAATTCGTAGAGAACGTAAAACGCCAAGATTAACATCACGTATTTGAGTTCATTCCATTTTTGAATAGATGGATAATCTGGTGGATATTGCTTCCCATTTCCTGTAACTTTCTATGTTATAGTGGAGATATAGTAAGGTTTCAGGAGGGGTAGCATGGAATCTCAGCAGTTTGATAGATTAAGTGACAAAGTTCAAGATTATACAAATTATTCAAAAATACTACTTATGATAAGTATCTTTTTCTTTATGGGTACACTTATGCTAATGGAGCAAAAAACAAATGAGCAGCTTCTTATAATTCTAGTTTCTACATTCTGTATGCTTTTAACGAGTGGCTTTTTTCAACTTTCAGCATCTAAAATTAAAAAACAAATAAATGAACAAGACCAATCCAGCCTGTAATCATGGATTGGTTTTGTTTATATAGTCGAATAAACATCAAAAAACTTCTACAAGAGAGTATGGAAATTTCACTCTTGTAGAAGTTTTTACTATTGTTAGTTTTATTTTCAGAAGTTAACTCTTAGGATCAAATGTTTTACAGTCAGTTTCATGTTGATTATTGGCTTGATTACCACTATGACTAACTACATAAATTTCAGAAGCAGAACAATTGTTTCCATTCTTCCAAAAACTACAGTTTCGTACTTCACATAATACATCTTGTGCCATTATTGTTCCTCCTTAGTATAAAGAATTCAGTTACATAAATTAGTTTGTAGAAAAAAAGTAGGCATTATACTTATGAAAATGTTTCTCAATTACATTGACATAGATAATCATTCTCAATTAGAATGATGATAGAGGTGAATGAGATGGAAAATATATTAATCATTGGAGCAGATCGTCTTGGGAAAATTGAAAAAAACCTTCTCGAATATGGATTTTCTAATGTTACACATATAGATGGTCGTAAAGTTAAAATGGTTCACAGAAAAATTCCAGAACAAGTAGATATCATTCTCATTTTAACTGACTTCATTAATCATAACTTAGCAAATACAATTAAAAATAAAGCAAAGCAAAATAATATCCCAACACTATACGCAAGAAGATCGTGGTGTTCAATTGCAAAATCACTTGAAACAGTATCCTAACTAAAATAATAAGGGAGAGGAAAGAATGAACGAACATGTTATTCATGTGAAGACGATAACAGATCAAGCGTTAGAGTCGTTTTTACGTTGTCCTGTAGCCTTTTATCACCAATCAATTGGTGAACGTCATCCTTCACTAAATTGAAGGCAATATGTACAGGCAGTTATCAATCAGATTGTAAAGAGATTTTTTCAATTGCCTAACACACAACGTACGGGCTCAAATATATTGCGATTGATCCAAACGTATTGGCAAAGAGTTGATACCTGAATTTGATGTAAATTCTGATGGAGATGCACGTGCAAATTTCACAAACCCTAGAAATAGAAATGAATTTGATACACCAACATTGAGCGGGGTGTGGGCTACAGAACTATACCTTCATGATGGAAGTGCGAAAACGATTGAAGATGCAATTAGTCGACACCAATATGAAGAGCAATCCCAACTTTCTAAAGGTGAAATAATGGCATTAGCCGAATACGTTCGTTAAATCGAATGAGAATACCCCCTGACTGAAAAAACTAGTCAGGGGGTATTTTAAAATGATATGTGTATTCATTGATATGCATAATTTGCAAGTTAAGCAATTGAACAATGCGAAGTGCAAAACAATAATCTGACAATGAAGATAGGAGATTAGCTATTGATGGATATATAACATTATTTTAACGCTTGTTCTAATGTATTCAGATTTTTCTCCATGATACTGAAGTAGTCTTCATCATTTGAGATTTCTTCATCTGTACGAACTGATAGATTATGAAGTTGAAGGGTCTCAGCACCTAGTTCATCTTTAATAATATTAGCAATCTTTGGTTTAACATTCTGTTCGAATATAATATATTGAAGATCGTTTTGTTTAGCCGTCTCAATAATGGTTTCAAGTTGTCTTTGAGATGGTTCATTTGTTGGTGATAGACCAGTTATACTAATTTGCTCAATTCCGTAAGCCTGCTCCCAATACCCATAGGCTGCATGAGAAACAAGAATTTTTCTTTTATTAGTAGTATCAGTAAGTTTATGAAATTGAGAATCTAACTCTAGTAATTGGAGCTTTAATTGTTCAAAGTTTTTATTAAATGTTTCACTTGCTTCTGGTTTCAATTCGATTAGCTGTTCTTTAATATTATTTGCTAACTGAATAGAGAGAGTTGGGTCAAGCCATACATGTGGATCTTTATCATATTCTTCATGAGCGTGTTCATCATCTTCAGTGTGATTTTCTTCATTTTCAACACTCTCAGTATGATTTTCCTCATGTTCATTGTCTTCATGCTGATCTTCTGTAGTTTTGTCACCTTGATCTTCATGACCATGTTCTAATAAATTAATGCCTTCAGAAGCCTGTAAGACAGTAACTTGTTCCGCTTTTAGTGATTCTGCCATCGATTTAGCATATGTTTCCATGTCATCATTACTATATATGAATAAGTCCGCATCAGCTAACTGAATCATAGTTTGGGTTGTTGGTTCATAATTATGAGCATCTGAACCAGGAGGAATGATGGATTCAACAGTTACGTATGTACCACCAATTTTTTTAGCGAAATCTTCAAACGGAAAAAGTGTTGTATAGATTTCTAAGTGATCTTCACTTGTACTTTGTTGTTCCTGTTGTTCAGAATCATTATTTGCACACCCTGAAAGAAATATGCCAAATAATATAGTTAAAGCTAATGTGAGTTTACCCCATTTGTTCAATATAAACATTCCCTTCTATAATAATTGAATACTTCGCTTATTATATCGTAACAATTACGATTTGCAAATAGTAATCGTTACGTTTATAAGTAATCCAAAAGTCATGTTTGTGAAATGTGAAAATTAATTTATAGGTAAATATTTTTAATTAATTACAATAATTTTACAAAGAATCCATATAAATGCCACAATTTCCATTATTAATTAATTGTGTTTGTTGTATTATAGATCTGTAGGGTTATTTTTCATAACTTCTTTATGATTTTGTTATTATAGTTGCTCAAAATTAAGCAACTATAAATATATATTAGGGAGTGTGGGAGATTTGAAGAAGAAAGTAGTTTTCTTTGAAGTTCGTGAAGGTACTGATAAAGGACCGGACGGGTACAGACCAGACACTATGCCAATGGTTAATGCATTAAATGAGCGTGATTGGGAAGCGGAAGTTATCTTCTATTCAGATGATAAAA is a window encoding:
- a CDS encoding YrhC family protein, which gives rise to MESQQFDRLSDKVQDYTNYSKILLMISIFFFMGTLMLMEQKTNEQLLIILVSTFCMLLTSGFFQLSASKIKKQINEQDQSSL
- a CDS encoding DUF1540 domain-containing protein, which encodes MAQDVLCEVRNCSFWKNGNNCSASEIYVVSHSGNQANNQHETDCKTFDPKS
- a CDS encoding DUF2325 domain-containing protein; protein product: MENILIIGADRLGKIEKNLLEYGFSNVTHIDGRKVKMVHRKIPEQVDIILILTDFINHNLANTIKNKAKQNNIPTLYARRSWCSIAKSLETVS
- a CDS encoding metal ABC transporter solute-binding protein, Zn/Mn family — translated: MFILNKWGKLTLALTILFGIFLSGCANNDSEQQEQQSTSEDHLEIYTTLFPFEDFAKKIGGTYVTVESIIPPGSDAHNYEPTTQTMIQLADADLFIYSNDDMETYAKSMAESLKAEQVTVLQASEGINLLEHGHEDQGDKTTEDQHEDNEHEENHTESVENEENHTEDDEHAHEEYDKDPHVWLDPTLSIQLANNIKEQLIELKPEASETFNKNFEQLKLQLLELDSQFHKLTDTTNKRKILVSHAAYGYWEQAYGIEQISITGLSPTNEPSQRQLETIIETAKQNDLQYIIFEQNVKPKIANIIKDELGAETLQLHNLSVRTDEEISNDEDYFSIMEKNLNTLEQALK